A genome region from Colwellia sp. Arc7-D includes the following:
- a CDS encoding 6-carboxytetrahydropterin synthase, whose amino-acid sequence MQLFVNDLTVIDFSYCCSARGIVGESWIVDVLLDGSLNEMSMVLDFAVVKKQIKAIIDDAVDHKLLLPMQDNSINAEPSTQRDGHEFVNFESKQGAYYLQSPSCAFAKIDTKQIDIESVTAYLTTIILTHLPKNVQGLTLNLRPEVIDGAYYHYTHGLKLHDGNCQRIAHGHRSKIHIYKNGKRSSALEEVWSLRWQDIYLASEADRIALSDLELSEVARANLTPDHQLFSYYAPQGRFDIAVPSNILDVVDCDSTVELLADFIVRQLKKQSPNDEFKVVAFEGVAKGAIAHG is encoded by the coding sequence ATGCAGTTATTTGTAAATGATTTAACCGTAATCGACTTCTCTTATTGTTGTAGTGCACGTGGCATAGTGGGTGAAAGCTGGATTGTAGATGTTTTACTTGATGGAAGTTTAAATGAAATGAGCATGGTGCTAGATTTTGCTGTGGTTAAAAAGCAAATCAAAGCCATTATTGATGATGCTGTTGATCATAAATTACTCTTGCCAATGCAAGATAATAGTATTAATGCAGAGCCCTCAACGCAAAGAGATGGTCATGAGTTTGTAAATTTTGAATCAAAACAAGGTGCATACTATTTACAGTCACCTAGTTGTGCTTTTGCAAAAATAGACACTAAGCAAATAGATATAGAGTCAGTTACCGCATATTTAACGACCATAATTCTTACGCATTTACCTAAAAATGTTCAAGGCTTAACGCTAAATTTAAGACCAGAAGTTATTGATGGTGCCTACTATCATTATACCCATGGCTTGAAACTTCACGACGGTAATTGTCAGCGCATTGCCCATGGCCATCGCTCTAAAATTCATATCTATAAAAATGGTAAACGTTCATCAGCACTTGAAGAGGTGTGGAGTTTACGTTGGCAAGATATTTACCTTGCCAGTGAAGCTGATCGTATAGCGCTAAGTGATTTAGAGTTATCTGAAGTAGCTCGTGCTAATTTGACACCCGATCACCAATTATTTTCTTACTATGCACCGCAAGGCCGATTTGATATTGCGGTACCAAGTAACATATTAGATGTGGTTGATTGCGATTCAACGGTGGAGTTACTTGCTGACTTTATTGTTCGACAACTTAAAAAGCAATCACCTAATGATGAATTTAAAGTTGTTGCATTTGAAGGTGTTGCAAAAGGTGCTATTGCTCATGGGTAA
- a CDS encoding M23 family metallopeptidase, with translation MGKHRTMLLKLYIVSGLLFANVVSTQAETISSEPFFQGSLIVGKTKPENTVTLNGNKIKVSKQGDYALGFSRDEKNNSELLIISPSGETEKRLLKPLKRNYNIQRVNGISKKIMNPNKKAISRVGEDNKKIRAARQVDSDLTAFSQGFIAPIDGIITGVYGSQRYYNGVPKTPHYGLDYAGKKGDPVKSPADGKILMYVADMFYSGGTMIIDHGHGVTSTFLHLSDSYVKEGDDVKQGELIAAVGASGRATGPHLDWRVNWFNMRLDPALVLKLKPSNL, from the coding sequence ATGGGTAAACACAGAACAATGTTATTAAAGCTGTATATTGTATCTGGTTTGTTATTTGCAAATGTTGTATCAACACAAGCAGAAACCATATCAAGTGAACCGTTTTTTCAAGGTTCACTGATTGTGGGTAAAACGAAGCCAGAAAACACAGTAACGTTAAATGGAAATAAAATTAAGGTTTCTAAGCAGGGCGATTATGCTTTGGGTTTTAGCCGAGATGAGAAAAATAACAGTGAGTTATTGATCATAAGCCCAAGTGGTGAAACTGAAAAGCGTTTACTAAAACCTTTAAAGCGAAATTATAACATTCAACGTGTGAATGGTATTTCGAAAAAAATTATGAACCCCAACAAAAAAGCCATCAGCCGAGTTGGGGAAGATAATAAAAAAATTAGAGCTGCGCGCCAGGTTGATAGCGATTTAACGGCATTTTCTCAAGGCTTTATCGCGCCTATTGATGGCATAATTACCGGTGTATATGGTAGTCAACGTTATTATAATGGTGTACCTAAAACACCACATTATGGTTTAGATTATGCGGGTAAAAAAGGCGATCCGGTAAAATCTCCTGCAGACGGTAAAATATTAATGTATGTAGCTGACATGTTTTACTCGGGTGGTACTATGATTATTGATCATGGACACGGCGTTACTTCAACATTTTTACACTTAAGCGATTCATACGTTAAAGAAGGTGATGATGTTAAGCAAGGTGAACTAATCGCAGCAGTAGGCGCAAGTGGCAGAGCAACAGGACCACATTTAGATTGGCGAGTTAACTGGTTCAACATGAGGTTAGACCCTGCATTGGTGCTAAAATTAAAACCTTCAAATTTATAA
- a CDS encoding transporter substrate-binding domain-containing protein: MKNLFIIFVLIINITVNAKELQVGWELWYPYQYRTSQQDLVGLDFEIFNTILAKVGYETAYTELPWKRHLHYIKLGELDVAMGASYSEERLHYAMFTQAYRQETVNLYVRSGQTKAIKLDTLSDLINSDYMIGVESGYYYGEAYKELMKTTNFQEHIIEVVDIEENVTLLMQGHIDGFLVDPATITAFSNKYQMNGEFEQHKITIYQSGIHFMFSKHSVDPKTVNMIDDAISELKKSGELDAIINKWSKLQ, from the coding sequence ATGAAAAACTTATTTATCATTTTTGTACTTATTATCAACATTACCGTCAATGCTAAAGAGTTACAGGTCGGTTGGGAACTCTGGTACCCATATCAATATCGAACTAGTCAACAAGATCTCGTGGGTTTAGATTTTGAAATTTTTAATACTATTTTGGCTAAAGTTGGTTATGAAACCGCTTATACTGAATTACCGTGGAAACGACATCTACACTATATAAAATTAGGTGAATTGGATGTTGCTATGGGCGCGTCATATAGTGAAGAAAGGTTACACTATGCTATGTTTACACAAGCTTATAGGCAAGAAACAGTTAATCTATATGTCAGAAGTGGCCAAACTAAAGCGATTAAATTAGACACTTTATCTGATCTTATAAATAGTGATTATATGATAGGGGTAGAGAGTGGATATTATTATGGAGAAGCGTACAAAGAATTAATGAAAACCACTAATTTTCAAGAACATATCATTGAAGTTGTTGATATTGAAGAAAATGTAACATTACTGATGCAAGGTCATATTGATGGTTTTTTAGTTGACCCTGCCACCATTACAGCGTTCTCAAACAAATATCAAATGAACGGCGAATTTGAGCAGCATAAAATAACTATTTATCAATCAGGTATTCACTTCATGTTTAGTAAACATTCAGTAGACCCTAAAACGGTAAACATGATTGATGACGCAATTAGCGAGCTAAAAAAATCTGGTGAGTTAGACGCTATTATTAATAAATGGAGTAAATTGCAGTAG
- a CDS encoding cupin domain-containing protein, which produces MAGEYPSKIKTLPLFDGRFDAYKLAANGSDVLFASYPAGTEIPPHQHDTDNYGVITRGELQLTMQGETQHIKVGQWYHVPANVDHSAKFNVVTDEIEIWFHPDE; this is translated from the coding sequence ATGGCAGGCGAATATCCAAGCAAGATAAAAACACTTCCACTATTTGACGGCAGGTTTGACGCATATAAATTAGCGGCAAATGGCAGTGATGTGCTTTTTGCCTCTTACCCAGCAGGAACAGAAATACCACCTCATCAACACGACACGGATAACTATGGTGTGATAACGCGTGGCGAATTACAGTTGACTATGCAAGGTGAAACTCAACATATAAAAGTTGGGCAGTGGTACCATGTGCCCGCAAATGTCGATCACAGTGCTAAATTTAACGTCGTAACAGATGAAATTGAAATATGGTTTCACCCTGATGAATAA
- a CDS encoding LysR family transcriptional regulator: MKVDLNLFVVFEAIYCEGNITKAASALNLSQPAVSHSLSKLRHNFDDALFIRQGNEMRPTPVANNVIADVREALQQLKVCLAQSRQFEPLVSRNNFNISLHGGLEASFLPPLMQRIKKEAPLINLQSSRRVNRSELENKLASGDIDLAIDTLVPVSDNILHTQLDQNKLVVLVRKNHPIVKSVLDLDTYLSQDHVLVSSRTIGPSIEDFELGRLGLQRKIGLRCQHAFSACQVIAQNNMLLTLIETTAKMYSEVLDLVIFPLPVSLHDIDVHLYWHNNVDFDPANKWLRNQIIQTTSNT; this comes from the coding sequence ATGAAGGTAGACTTAAATTTATTTGTGGTATTTGAAGCCATTTATTGTGAAGGTAATATTACTAAAGCGGCATCAGCTTTAAACTTATCACAGCCTGCAGTGAGTCACTCTTTAAGCAAACTTCGCCATAATTTTGATGATGCTTTATTTATTCGTCAAGGTAATGAAATGCGGCCAACGCCTGTAGCAAACAATGTTATTGCCGACGTTAGAGAAGCATTACAGCAATTAAAAGTCTGTTTGGCGCAATCTCGACAATTTGAACCTTTAGTCTCTAGAAATAACTTTAATATATCTCTTCATGGTGGATTAGAGGCATCATTTTTACCGCCACTGATGCAACGAATAAAGAAAGAAGCCCCTTTAATCAATTTACAAAGTAGCCGACGCGTTAATCGCAGCGAATTAGAAAATAAACTAGCCAGTGGTGATATTGATTTAGCGATAGACACTTTGGTCCCCGTTAGTGACAATATTTTACATACACAATTAGATCAAAATAAACTCGTTGTTCTAGTACGTAAGAACCACCCTATTGTAAAGTCTGTACTCGATTTAGATACCTATCTATCCCAAGATCATGTTTTAGTTTCATCTCGCACAATCGGGCCAAGTATAGAAGACTTTGAGTTAGGTCGATTGGGTTTACAGCGAAAGATTGGTCTTAGGTGTCAACATGCATTTTCTGCTTGCCAAGTAATTGCTCAGAACAACATGTTATTAACTCTGATTGAAACAACAGCGAAGATGTATAGTGAAGTGCTTGATTTAGTTATATTTCCTTTACCTGTAAGCTTGCACGATATTGACGTTCATTTATATTGGCATAACAATGTTGACTTTGATCCAGCGAACAAATGGCTCAGAAATCAGATTATTCAAACAACTTCAAATACATAA
- a CDS encoding TonB-dependent receptor, producing MKQRLTTKYFKKTILVSAMISAISANAEQTNIPAKDDSEDVERIMITASKRLKGLQESPVAVTVVSSQAIEQAKILDINDLQTLVPTLRVTPLQRSTNTNFSIRGFGNGTNNTGIEPSVGVFIDGVYRSRAAAQIGDLPRLQQIEVLSGPQSTLFGKNASAGVISVRTLAPSHDLQGKVELGIGNYNQQLAKGYITNGITDELAISLSGGYNKRDGYTDSVVGLNEINNRDRWNIRGQALYEPTDNITLRFIADYSEIDEACCTVADVINGPTTGAVRALGGIVLEDTNPFSYQSSLNVDPNNQVEDGGVSLQVDVDFDRYTFTSITAIRSNDSNFYNDVDYTSLDILQEGGHTEIDTTTQEFRLTSTATQRLEWMVGAYIFTEDVETGDTLFYGNDIRNYFDVLMAAGGAAGLLGGVEGVYGLEPGTFFSNQSSVNSEFKQENDAYSIFANFDYHISDELTAIFGVSFTKDEKELSINQINSDVLSGINLDTDLTVFNVPLTFIPTLAPAIPTLKSLQFLPPMLNLPNAVEQHRTDDSKTTWSMRLAYEVNDNINVFASAATGFKASSWNLSRNSNPFARDQSGIDAAGIAMANQNYGGRYASPEESKVYELGLKARYKKGAFNITLFDQTIEGFQSSIFIGTGYVLANAGKQSTKGLEFDAAYNPTENWSFTLAGTFLDPVYDAFEGASGLTGPVDLSGEKPAGIHEQSITAGITYSYELENGAYGYVRTDYLYESEVHLVENVPESLTREVSTLNASAGLNFVNGVHLQVWVRNLNNDEYYLSAFPPPIQAGSFNAYPNQPRTFGATLSYEF from the coding sequence ATGAAACAAAGATTAACAACAAAGTATTTTAAAAAAACAATACTCGTTTCAGCAATGATCAGTGCAATCAGTGCTAACGCTGAACAAACAAACATACCTGCAAAAGATGATAGTGAAGATGTAGAAAGGATTATGATCACAGCATCTAAGCGACTGAAGGGTCTACAGGAGTCACCTGTTGCTGTTACCGTGGTGAGTAGCCAAGCTATTGAACAAGCAAAAATATTAGATATAAATGACTTACAAACGTTGGTGCCAACATTAAGAGTTACCCCCTTACAACGTTCAACTAACACTAACTTTTCAATTCGTGGCTTTGGTAACGGTACTAATAATACCGGTATCGAACCGTCAGTAGGGGTTTTTATTGATGGCGTTTATCGATCACGCGCTGCGGCTCAAATTGGTGATTTACCACGTTTACAACAAATAGAAGTACTCAGTGGTCCACAAAGTACCTTATTTGGTAAAAATGCTTCAGCAGGTGTGATCAGTGTTCGTACATTAGCTCCCTCTCATGATTTGCAAGGTAAAGTAGAGCTTGGCATTGGAAACTATAATCAACAATTAGCGAAAGGTTATATTACAAATGGTATAACCGACGAGTTAGCTATCAGCCTGTCGGGTGGTTATAACAAACGAGATGGATATACCGACAGCGTTGTCGGGTTAAATGAAATTAACAATCGTGACCGTTGGAATATACGTGGGCAAGCATTATACGAACCAACCGATAATATAACATTACGATTTATTGCTGATTACAGCGAAATCGATGAAGCTTGTTGTACCGTTGCTGATGTTATAAACGGACCAACAACTGGCGCAGTACGTGCGTTAGGAGGCATTGTTTTAGAAGATACTAACCCTTTCTCTTATCAATCATCACTTAATGTTGACCCGAATAATCAAGTTGAAGATGGTGGGGTATCATTACAAGTTGATGTCGATTTTGACCGTTACACTTTTACGTCTATTACAGCAATACGTAGCAACGATTCAAATTTTTACAATGACGTAGATTATACGTCTTTAGATATACTTCAAGAAGGTGGTCATACCGAAATTGATACCACAACACAGGAGTTCCGTTTAACGTCGACGGCTACCCAAAGGCTAGAATGGATGGTAGGTGCCTATATTTTCACTGAAGATGTTGAAACTGGTGATACCTTATTTTATGGCAATGATATCAGAAATTATTTTGATGTTTTAATGGCCGCTGGTGGAGCCGCTGGGTTATTAGGGGGAGTTGAAGGGGTATATGGACTTGAGCCTGGCACTTTTTTTTCAAATCAATCATCAGTCAATTCAGAATTTAAGCAAGAAAATGACGCCTATTCTATATTTGCAAACTTTGATTATCATATTTCAGATGAACTAACGGCTATTTTTGGTGTTAGCTTTACCAAAGATGAAAAAGAATTATCAATAAACCAAATAAATAGTGATGTACTTTCGGGTATTAATTTAGACACAGATTTAACCGTATTCAACGTTCCTTTAACATTTATACCTACCTTAGCGCCTGCCATTCCAACATTAAAAAGTTTACAGTTTTTACCACCCATGTTGAATTTACCGAATGCCGTTGAGCAGCACCGAACAGATGACAGTAAAACAACTTGGTCAATGCGCTTAGCTTATGAAGTGAACGATAATATAAATGTTTTTGCATCTGCAGCAACTGGTTTTAAAGCATCATCGTGGAACTTATCTAGAAATAGTAACCCGTTTGCCAGAGATCAGTCAGGTATAGATGCGGCAGGTATTGCGATGGCAAATCAAAATTATGGTGGCCGTTATGCATCCCCTGAAGAGTCAAAGGTTTATGAATTGGGTTTAAAAGCTCGATACAAAAAAGGGGCATTTAACATTACTTTGTTTGATCAAACTATTGAAGGCTTTCAGTCCTCAATATTCATTGGTACGGGCTATGTGTTAGCTAATGCGGGTAAACAAAGCACTAAAGGACTTGAATTTGACGCGGCTTATAACCCGACAGAAAATTGGTCATTTACTTTAGCAGGAACATTTCTTGACCCTGTTTATGACGCTTTTGAAGGTGCATCAGGGCTAACTGGCCCAGTAGATCTGTCAGGCGAAAAACCAGCGGGTATTCATGAACAAAGCATAACTGCGGGTATTACTTATAGTTATGAACTTGAAAATGGTGCATATGGCTATGTAAGAACAGACTATTTATATGAGAGTGAGGTACATCTCGTTGAGAACGTACCAGAGTCTTTAACACGCGAAGTAAGTACTTTAAATGCTAGTGCAGGTTTGAATTTTGTAAATGGAGTTCACCTACAGGTGTGGGTACGAAATTTAAATAATGATGAATACTACTTATCAGCGTTCCCGCCACCTATTCAAGCAGGTAGCTTTAATGCGTACCCAAATCAGCCACGTACATTTGGTGCAACACTATCATATGAATTTTAA
- a CDS encoding histidine phosphatase family protein, with amino-acid sequence MSAIYLIRHGQASFGKADYDQLSAKGISQSELLGKFWQAMSAPNKVFTGDLLRHEQTLKNFLQGYQGNHPSTVLHSGFNEFNHVDMLTRYDAQWKDFAAIAAKYNQQPDANKIFQKEFSLALKRWVSGKYDSDYIESWSQFKKRCIAALQDVVHQELFIKKNAENLNPAKNICIFTSGGTISVLVQHILGLSDENTLAVIQQLRNTGVTKLFYSKNKLTLDYLNNYAHLTQAGADWVTFR; translated from the coding sequence ATGTCAGCTATTTATCTTATTCGTCATGGGCAAGCATCGTTTGGTAAAGCTGATTATGATCAACTGTCTGCTAAAGGCATTAGTCAATCTGAGTTATTGGGTAAATTTTGGCAAGCAATGTCAGCACCTAATAAAGTTTTTACTGGTGACTTACTACGCCATGAGCAAACACTGAAAAATTTCTTACAAGGTTATCAAGGCAATCATCCTTCTACGGTTTTACATTCTGGATTTAATGAATTTAATCATGTCGATATGCTAACGCGATATGATGCCCAATGGAAAGATTTTGCTGCCATTGCCGCTAAATACAATCAACAACCTGACGCGAATAAAATATTCCAAAAAGAGTTTTCACTTGCGCTTAAACGTTGGGTTAGCGGTAAGTATGATAGCGATTACATTGAAAGCTGGTCACAATTTAAAAAGCGGTGCATTGCTGCGCTACAAGATGTTGTGCACCAAGAACTCTTTATTAAAAAAAACGCTGAGAATCTTAACCCAGCTAAAAATATTTGTATCTTTACATCAGGTGGCACTATCTCGGTACTTGTTCAGCACATTCTCGGCCTATCAGATGAAAATACACTCGCAGTTATTCAACAATTACGTAATACAGGCGTAACTAAATTATTTTATTCAAAAAATAAACTCACTCTTGATTATTTAAATAATTATGCTCATTTAACCCAAGCGGGTGCAGACTGGGTAACGTTTAGATAA